In Neisseriaceae bacterium CLB008, one genomic interval encodes:
- a CDS encoding ATP-binding protein yields the protein MNRLFYKIFAIFCMVIMLAALVLGGVFWFFQASLQESHRDQQRNQSAAFLRSSLTVFHQRGEEGLKELLLDWQNGRIAPNLFIIQGDSDRDILDRPIDMAQVMDAVAVARSNPEAKEARLSYDNLGEEYLFFIRDWNKAVLKDTLQQASLIPGLPPSPNRYEAIILLSLISAGLLLAFTLAHYIAMPIRTLHDGFDQLAKGNLKIRLTEKMRGRNDELTDLASDFDHMANRLQVLVTSQQNLLHHVSHEMRSPLARLQALLGLAQQQPEKYEKHLARIEAELTRMDILIAELLTLSRLETGSTKITLEPIEFNEFLDQLIIDCHSITVHHKKTIHWHKHPEPIYIHANEDMLYRAFDNVIRNACTYAPEDSIIDIQLQVTAKWLLVNIMDQGDGIPPEQLSKIFDAFYRATSTQHIKGTGLGLSITKQIIEQHGGSVTAENLKPKGFTMHVVLPLIAAAETLENP from the coding sequence ATGAATCGCCTCTTTTACAAGATCTTCGCCATATTCTGTATGGTCATCATGTTGGCCGCGCTGGTACTGGGCGGGGTGTTTTGGTTTTTCCAAGCATCCTTGCAAGAGAGCCATCGCGACCAACAAAGAAACCAAAGTGCGGCGTTTTTACGCAGCAGCCTGACGGTGTTTCATCAGCGTGGTGAAGAAGGCTTAAAAGAGCTGCTGCTGGATTGGCAAAACGGCCGCATCGCCCCTAATTTATTCATCATTCAGGGCGACAGCGACCGCGATATTCTGGATCGCCCCATCGACATGGCTCAGGTCATGGATGCGGTCGCCGTGGCTCGGAGCAATCCCGAAGCCAAAGAGGCACGCCTCAGCTACGACAACTTGGGCGAAGAGTATTTATTTTTCATCCGCGACTGGAACAAAGCGGTGTTAAAAGACACGCTGCAGCAAGCATCCTTAATTCCCGGCCTGCCGCCCTCACCTAATCGCTACGAAGCCATTATTTTATTGAGCCTCATTTCAGCAGGCCTACTCTTGGCTTTTACTTTGGCCCACTACATCGCCATGCCCATTCGTACCCTGCACGATGGCTTTGACCAATTGGCCAAAGGCAATTTAAAAATTCGCCTCACTGAAAAAATGCGCGGCCGCAACGACGAGCTAACCGACCTTGCCTCTGACTTTGACCACATGGCCAATCGTCTTCAGGTACTGGTCACGTCGCAGCAAAACCTATTGCACCACGTTTCACACGAAATGCGCTCCCCTTTGGCGCGCCTACAGGCGCTTTTAGGCTTAGCCCAACAGCAGCCAGAAAAATATGAAAAACACCTGGCCCGCATCGAGGCAGAGTTGACGCGCATGGACATCCTCATCGCCGAACTCTTAACCCTGTCGCGCCTTGAAACCGGCAGCACCAAAATTACCTTAGAGCCCATCGAATTCAATGAGTTTTTAGACCAGCTCATCATCGATTGCCACAGCATCACCGTCCACCACAAAAAAACCATTCATTGGCATAAGCATCCTGAACCCATTTACATCCACGCCAATGAAGACATGCTGTACCGAGCATTTGACAACGTCATTCGCAATGCCTGTACCTATGCGCCAGAAGACTCCATCATCGACATTCAGCTACAGGTAACGGCTAAATGGCTCCTGGTCAACATCATGGATCAGGGCGATGGCATTCCACCCGAGCAACTGTCGAAAATTTTCGACGCTTTTTATCGCGCCACCAGCACCCAGCACATCAAGGGAACCGGCCTAGGACTGTCGATCACCAAGCAGATCATCGAACAGCATGGCGGCAGCGTCACTGCCGAAAACCTCAAGCCGAAAGGCTTTACCATGCACGTGGTGCTGCCGCTGATTGCCGCAGCCGAGACGCTAGAAAATCCCTAG
- a CDS encoding response regulator has product MNRVLLVDDDTVLTELLSEYLTAEGLSVDAVHDGEAGVKEAASGLYDVIVLDSMMPKLTGLDALKIIRQNSKIPIIMLTAKGDDIDRIIGLEMGADDYVPKPCTPRELLARINAILRRSSNQDASQDNNAVLTVSNITLSPETRQVKLGDMPLDLTSTEFNLLEVLLRRAGQVVSKDMLSQEGLDRKLAKFDRSIDVHISSIRQKIGDPTLIQTIRGLGYLFTKN; this is encoded by the coding sequence ATGAATCGTGTCCTACTCGTTGATGACGATACTGTCTTAACCGAATTATTAAGCGAATACTTAACCGCTGAAGGCCTAAGCGTGGACGCCGTCCATGACGGCGAAGCCGGCGTCAAAGAAGCCGCCTCTGGCCTCTACGACGTGATCGTTTTGGATTCGATGATGCCCAAGCTCACCGGCTTAGATGCCTTAAAAATCATTCGTCAAAACAGCAAAATTCCCATCATCATGTTGACGGCCAAAGGCGACGACATTGATCGCATCATTGGCCTAGAAATGGGCGCTGATGACTACGTACCGAAACCCTGCACACCGCGCGAACTATTGGCCCGCATCAACGCCATTTTACGCCGCTCCAGCAATCAGGACGCCAGCCAAGACAACAATGCGGTTTTGACTGTCAGCAACATCACCCTGTCGCCAGAAACCAGACAGGTCAAGCTTGGCGACATGCCGCTAGACCTAACCAGCACCGAATTTAACCTCTTGGAAGTGCTGCTGCGTCGCGCAGGTCAGGTAGTGAGCAAAGACATGCTGTCGCAAGAAGGCCTAGACCGCAAGCTGGCCAAATTCGACCGCAGCATTGACGTGCACATTTCCAGCATTCGGCAAAAAATTGGTGACCCTACGTTAATTCAAACCATCCGCGGCCTTGGTTACTTATTCACCAAAAACTAA
- the ruvB gene encoding Holliday junction branch migration DNA helicase RuvB: MLETDNLIGGAPERLVAMQSISKQEEALERALRPKMLDEYIGQTKAREQLEIFIQAAKKRGEALDHTLLFGPPGLGKTTLAHIIARELGVNLRQTSGPVLERAGDLAALLTNLDPHDVLFIDEIHRLSPVVEEILYPALEDYQLDIMIGEGPAARSVKIDLPPFTLVGATTRAGMLTNPLRDRFGIVSRLEFYNADELATIVSRSAQLLELDLAEAGAWEIATRSRGTPRIANRLLRRVRDYAEVKHDGAIDAKVADAALQMLDVDPVGLDVMDRKFLEAVLFKFGGGPVGLDNVAAAIGESTDTIEDVIEPFLIQQGFLQRTPRGRMATPKSQLHFGLSSETD, translated from the coding sequence ATGCTAGAAACAGACAACCTCATTGGTGGTGCGCCCGAACGCTTGGTCGCCATGCAAAGCATTTCCAAGCAAGAAGAAGCTTTGGAACGCGCCTTACGCCCTAAAATGCTGGATGAATACATCGGCCAGACAAAAGCGCGTGAGCAACTGGAGATCTTCATTCAGGCCGCCAAAAAACGCGGCGAAGCCCTAGACCACACCCTCTTGTTTGGGCCACCTGGCCTAGGCAAAACCACGCTTGCCCACATCATTGCGCGTGAGCTAGGGGTTAATCTACGTCAAACCTCTGGCCCTGTACTGGAGCGAGCCGGCGATTTGGCGGCGCTATTGACCAATCTTGACCCCCACGACGTCTTATTCATCGACGAAATCCACCGGCTCAGCCCTGTGGTTGAAGAAATCTTATACCCAGCCTTAGAAGACTATCAGCTAGATATTATGATTGGCGAAGGCCCTGCGGCCCGATCGGTGAAAATTGATTTACCTCCTTTTACATTAGTCGGTGCAACTACCCGTGCCGGCATGTTGACTAACCCCCTACGCGATCGCTTTGGCATCGTGTCGCGGCTAGAGTTTTACAATGCCGATGAGTTAGCCACCATCGTGAGCCGTTCAGCCCAATTACTGGAACTGGACCTCGCCGAAGCCGGCGCTTGGGAAATTGCCACCCGCAGCCGCGGCACGCCACGCATTGCCAATCGCCTGCTGCGCCGCGTACGCGACTATGCTGAGGTCAAGCACGATGGCGCCATTGATGCCAAGGTCGCCGATGCCGCCTTACAAATGCTCGACGTAGACCCCGTAGGGCTAGACGTCATGGACCGTAAATTTCTAGAAGCGGTGCTGTTTAAGTTTGGCGGTGGCCCGGTGGGCCTAGACAACGTCGCCGCAGCCATTGGCGAGTCGACCGACACCATTGAAGACGTGATTGAACCCTTCTTGATTCAACAAGGGTTTTTACAGCGCACGCCACGCGGCCGTATGGCGACGCCTAAGTCGCAATTACATTTTGGCTTAAGCAGCGAAACCGACTAG
- the erpA gene encoding iron-sulfur cluster insertion protein ErpA — MTDTATVDSPIVFTESCCTKVQDLIAEENNPDLKLRVFVNGGGCSGFQYGFTFDEIVNDDDFEIEKDGLTFLVDPMSYQYLVGAEIDYTEGLHGSQFVIRNPNATTTCGCGSSFSV, encoded by the coding sequence ATGACTGATACCGCGACCGTTGACAGCCCTATCGTATTTACCGAGAGCTGCTGCACCAAAGTACAAGACCTGATTGCTGAAGAAAACAACCCCGACCTAAAATTACGCGTATTCGTAAACGGTGGCGGTTGCTCTGGCTTCCAATACGGCTTTACCTTTGACGAAATCGTCAACGACGATGACTTTGAAATTGAAAAAGATGGCCTCACCTTCTTGGTTGATCCCATGAGCTACCAATATTTGGTGGGCGCTGAGATCGACTACACCGAAGGCCTACACGGCTCACAGTTTGTGATCCGTAACCCTAACGCCACCACAACCTGTGGCTGTGGGTCTTCTTTCTCGGTTTAA
- the argC gene encoding N-acetyl-gamma-glutamyl-phosphate reductase: MNTEYKIGIIGATGYTGVELLRLLAGHPQAKVTCVTSRQEAGKQVAELFPSLRGVYDLAFSAPDEAPLDECDVVFFATPNGVAMNEAPALLAKGIKVIDLSADYRLQDIPTWEQWYGLKHASPDWVKKAVYGLSELNHEAISQAQLIANPGCYPTAVTLGLLPLLQSSAIDLAQPLIADCKSGVSGSGRKAAIGSLLCEAGDNFKAYAVGGHRHLPEIKQTITNITYQQANLVFVPHLTPLIRGMHATLYVTLHNPDLDVQALYEQHYANQAFVDVLPSGSCPETRSVRGANLCRISIQKAPESNTYIILSVIDNLMKGAAGQAVQNMNLMLGLSPKTGLEIMPLLP; the protein is encoded by the coding sequence ATGAACACTGAATACAAAATTGGCATCATCGGCGCCACAGGCTACACCGGAGTGGAATTATTGCGTTTATTGGCTGGCCATCCTCAGGCCAAGGTTACCTGCGTAACCAGTCGACAAGAGGCCGGCAAACAGGTTGCCGAGCTTTTCCCCAGCCTGCGTGGTGTGTATGACTTGGCCTTTAGCGCCCCCGACGAAGCGCCTTTAGATGAATGCGACGTGGTGTTTTTCGCCACCCCCAACGGCGTGGCCATGAATGAGGCCCCGGCACTATTGGCCAAAGGCATTAAGGTCATCGACCTGTCTGCTGACTATCGCCTACAAGACATCCCTACTTGGGAGCAGTGGTATGGCCTCAAACACGCGAGCCCAGACTGGGTAAAAAAAGCCGTGTATGGCTTAAGCGAGCTGAACCACGAAGCCATTAGCCAAGCTCAGCTGATTGCCAACCCCGGCTGCTACCCCACCGCCGTTACTTTAGGCCTATTGCCGCTATTGCAAAGCAGCGCCATTGATCTGGCCCAGCCGTTGATTGCCGACTGTAAGTCTGGGGTATCAGGCTCAGGGCGCAAAGCCGCCATTGGCTCTTTATTGTGTGAAGCCGGCGATAACTTTAAAGCCTATGCCGTAGGCGGTCACCGCCATCTGCCCGAAATCAAGCAAACCATTACCAACATCACCTATCAACAGGCTAATTTGGTATTTGTGCCCCACCTGACCCCTCTGATTCGCGGCATGCACGCCACCCTATACGTGACCCTACACAACCCAGATCTAGACGTACAGGCCCTGTATGAGCAGCATTACGCCAACCAGGCCTTTGTCGACGTTCTGCCCAGCGGCAGCTGTCCAGAAACCCGTTCGGTGCGCGGCGCCAACCTGTGCCGCATCAGCATTCAAAAAGCACCAGAAAGCAACACTTATATTATCCTGTCGGTAATCGACAATCTAATGAAGGGCGCCGCGGGCCAAGCCGTCCAAAACATGAATTTAATGTTAGGGTTATCACCCAAAACCGGTTTAGAAATCATGCCTCTATTGCCTTAA
- a CDS encoding TetR/AcrR family transcriptional regulator has translation MFDRSAVLHQAMAVFWRKGYEATTMVDLLAATGLSKSSLYAAFGNKKQLFLAAFDAYRAIRAVQMQRLLAQGSAREAIADFFRLIIADAGALDYIDGCMSINEAVEMAPHDADIRQRVQLDFERIEQALLVAIQRGQAEGSVNQHKSAEELSQLLLLAFPGLQVMVRAGCSAPKLNATLTMLLAHLD, from the coding sequence ATGTTTGATCGCTCGGCAGTGTTACATCAGGCGATGGCCGTGTTTTGGCGCAAAGGATATGAAGCCACTACGATGGTTGATCTATTGGCGGCGACAGGTTTAAGTAAAAGCAGCCTTTATGCTGCGTTTGGCAACAAGAAACAGCTTTTCTTAGCCGCCTTCGATGCGTATCGAGCCATTCGGGCGGTGCAGATGCAGCGCCTTTTGGCTCAAGGTTCGGCCCGAGAGGCGATTGCGGATTTTTTCCGTTTGATTATTGCCGATGCGGGGGCGCTGGACTATATAGATGGTTGCATGAGCATTAATGAGGCCGTTGAAATGGCCCCGCATGATGCCGATATTCGGCAGCGGGTTCAGCTAGACTTTGAGCGCATTGAACAAGCCCTTCTGGTGGCGATTCAGCGTGGGCAGGCGGAGGGTTCTGTGAATCAACACAAAAGTGCTGAAGAATTAAGCCAGCTGTTGTTATTAGCTTTTCCTGGGTTGCAGGTGATGGTCAGAGCGGGTTGTTCTGCACCGAAGCTCAATGCCACCTTGACCATGTTGTTGGCGCATTTGGATTGA
- a CDS encoding MBL fold metallo-hydrolase: protein MNIQQIRNATLLLEYGGSRFLIDPMLAEQARYPGLAGTVNSHLPYPTVPLPVPLSALLAVDAVILTHTHPDHWDEVAQASIPKALPVYVQHEADKRLLRQQGFSNIRLLRGAVFQGVALHQTSGQHGDDAALGAIGDILGEVCGVVFQHPAEPTLYLAGDTIWHPDVANSLSQHRPKVVILNCGDAQVSGLGRIIMDQNDVWQVHQAAPEAILIGSHMEAVNHAMLSRSALRAFALEKGFSDQLLIPADGEVCAL from the coding sequence ATGAACATTCAGCAAATACGTAATGCCACGCTGTTGCTTGAATATGGCGGCAGCCGTTTTTTGATCGATCCTATGTTGGCAGAGCAGGCGCGTTACCCTGGGTTAGCAGGAACGGTGAACAGCCATCTGCCTTACCCAACCGTGCCGTTACCGGTGCCGTTGAGCGCCTTGTTGGCGGTGGATGCGGTGATTCTCACGCATACTCATCCCGACCATTGGGATGAGGTCGCCCAAGCGAGCATACCCAAAGCCTTGCCGGTGTATGTGCAACATGAGGCCGATAAACGGCTGTTGCGCCAGCAAGGGTTTAGCAATATACGCTTATTGCGAGGAGCGGTGTTTCAAGGGGTGGCCTTGCATCAAACCTCGGGCCAGCACGGTGATGATGCGGCGCTAGGCGCCATTGGTGACATTTTAGGTGAGGTGTGCGGCGTGGTCTTTCAGCACCCGGCTGAACCAACGCTGTATTTGGCTGGCGACACCATTTGGCATCCTGACGTGGCCAATAGCCTTAGTCAGCATCGGCCTAAGGTGGTGATTCTGAATTGTGGGGACGCACAAGTCAGTGGCTTAGGGCGCATCATTATGGATCAAAACGATGTCTGGCAGGTTCATCAGGCAGCGCCTGAGGCCATCTTGATCGGGAGTCATATGGAGGCCGTTAATCACGCCATGCTTAGCCGATCAGCCTTGCGCGCGTTTGCATTAGAGAAGGGGTTTTCTGACCAGCTGTTGATTCCTGCAGACGGTGAGGTGTGTGCATTGTAG
- the rhtC gene encoding threonine export protein RhtC, producing MLALLSTVALIHFIALMTPGPDFFFVSQVAASRSRRDGMKAVLGICLGVVIWSGVALLGLHLILQKMAWLHQGIMIAGGLYLSYLGYQLLKSAKNHSIANLPTQLPLSHSKHLFMKGLLTNLANPKAIIYFGSVFSLFVGDDMSATARWSVFALVAVETLIWFSMVAAIFSLPAFRKGYQRAAKWIDGVAGTLFVAFGLHLIFSK from the coding sequence ATGCTGGCCCTTTTAAGCACCGTAGCGCTCATCCACTTCATCGCCCTCATGACCCCAGGCCCTGATTTCTTTTTTGTGTCTCAAGTCGCCGCCAGCCGCTCTCGCCGCGACGGCATGAAGGCCGTTCTCGGCATTTGCCTCGGCGTCGTGATCTGGTCAGGCGTGGCCTTATTGGGCCTACACCTCATTTTGCAAAAAATGGCTTGGCTGCATCAAGGCATCATGATTGCTGGTGGTCTGTATCTGAGCTATTTGGGTTATCAGCTGCTTAAATCAGCCAAAAATCACAGCATCGCTAACCTGCCCACTCAGCTACCGCTAAGCCACAGCAAACACCTTTTCATGAAGGGCTTGCTGACCAATTTAGCCAACCCCAAAGCCATTATTTATTTTGGCAGCGTGTTTTCGCTTTTTGTCGGCGACGACATGTCGGCTACAGCCCGCTGGAGCGTGTTTGCCTTAGTAGCCGTTGAAACCTTGATTTGGTTCAGCATGGTGGCGGCCATTTTCTCCCTACCGGCGTTTCGCAAAGGCTATCAACGCGCGGCCAAATGGATTGATGGCGTGGCCGGCACTTTATTTGTGGCCTTTGGCCTCCACCTGATTTTTTCTAAGTAG
- the hpaR gene encoding homoprotocatechuate degradation operon regulator HpaR: MKPKNRNIPLLLLRAREAMMVYFRPALSKRQLTEQQWRILRALYEEKQLEPRELCQQCCILSPSMAGILKRMEELNLVVKVPSDFDKRRVMVTLATGVADMVEDILRENRAAYDLLAKKVGEQEMKELMAQLDNVLKHLEE, encoded by the coding sequence ATGAAACCTAAAAATCGTAATATTCCCTTATTGCTGCTGCGTGCCCGAGAGGCCATGATGGTGTATTTTCGCCCTGCCTTGAGTAAGCGTCAGCTGACCGAACAGCAGTGGCGCATTTTGCGTGCCCTGTATGAAGAAAAACAGCTAGAGCCTCGTGAGCTGTGCCAGCAGTGTTGTATTTTAAGCCCCAGCATGGCCGGTATTTTAAAGCGGATGGAAGAATTAAATCTGGTGGTTAAGGTGCCCTCAGACTTCGATAAGCGCCGTGTCATGGTGACTTTGGCCACAGGCGTGGCAGACATGGTGGAAGACATCTTAAGAGAGAACCGCGCGGCCTACGACCTTTTGGCTAAGAAAGTGGGCGAGCAAGAAATGAAAGAGCTGATGGCTCAGCTAGACAACGTCCTCAAGCATTTGGAGGAGTAG
- a CDS encoding fumarylacetoacetate hydrolase family protein has translation MSTLDLAQATVFGVALNHQSVMAEHAAAFVEAPYKALPTKPVLFIKTPNTYNLSGKVPFPAGERLQAGVCLGVVLQKDASRVAAADALSYIAGVVVANEYSLPEDSFYRPAIKAKCRDGFMSFNPNIVPLSALSDVNQLALSVAVNGTVKQQGNTADWVRDLPTLIAEITEFMTLHAGDVLLTGTPAGRFDLAVGDEVTVSIAEVGQLTDTVVAEAE, from the coding sequence ATGTCTACATTAGATTTGGCTCAGGCCACTGTGTTTGGGGTGGCGCTAAACCACCAGAGCGTCATGGCCGAACATGCTGCTGCTTTTGTTGAGGCCCCTTATAAGGCCTTGCCCACTAAGCCCGTGCTGTTCATCAAAACCCCGAATACCTACAACCTTAGCGGCAAAGTACCCTTTCCAGCTGGTGAGCGTCTTCAGGCCGGCGTGTGCTTGGGCGTGGTGTTGCAAAAAGACGCCAGCCGCGTGGCCGCAGCCGATGCTCTGAGCTACATTGCTGGCGTGGTGGTGGCCAACGAGTACAGCCTGCCTGAAGACAGCTTTTACCGTCCGGCCATCAAGGCTAAATGCCGCGATGGCTTCATGAGCTTTAATCCTAATATTGTGCCCCTAAGTGCCTTGAGCGACGTCAATCAATTGGCCTTAAGCGTGGCCGTTAACGGCACCGTGAAGCAACAGGGCAATACCGCCGACTGGGTGCGTGATCTGCCGACCTTGATTGCCGAGATCACCGAGTTTATGACTTTACACGCAGGTGATGTGTTGTTGACCGGTACGCCTGCTGGGCGTTTTGATCTGGCCGTGGGCGATGAAGTCACCGTCAGCATTGCCGAAGTGGGTCAGTTGACCGATACCGTCGTGGCCGAAGCCGAATAG
- a CDS encoding fumarylacetoacetate hydrolase family protein, with product MKKAKIQYQNQTYAVTVNDDLSVNLPDGTVVAETDVTWLPPATGTMFALGLNYADHASELAFAPPTEPLVFIKSKGTYVGHRGHSWRPNNIDYMHYECELAAVIGKTAKNVKAADAWDYVEGFTLCNDYAIRDYLENYYRPNLRVKNRDAMTPVGPYIIDLADVADPMNLSLKTWVNGELRQEGNTKDMIFDVPFLIEYLSSFMTLQPGDMIATGCPKGTSDVKAGDTVIIEIEQVGSLTNYMLTEDEFFAAK from the coding sequence ATGAAAAAAGCCAAGATTCAATACCAAAATCAAACCTATGCCGTGACCGTTAACGACGACCTGTCTGTGAATTTGCCGGACGGGACCGTTGTGGCCGAAACCGATGTGACCTGGCTGCCGCCCGCTACAGGCACCATGTTTGCCTTAGGCCTTAACTATGCCGATCACGCCAGTGAACTAGCGTTTGCGCCACCGACTGAGCCGCTGGTGTTCATTAAATCTAAGGGTACTTATGTCGGCCATCGCGGCCACAGCTGGCGCCCTAACAACATCGACTACATGCACTACGAGTGTGAGCTGGCCGCCGTGATTGGTAAAACCGCTAAAAACGTCAAAGCCGCTGATGCGTGGGACTATGTTGAAGGCTTCACCTTGTGTAATGACTACGCCATCCGTGATTATTTGGAAAACTACTATCGCCCTAATTTACGCGTGAAAAACCGCGATGCGATGACGCCGGTTGGGCCGTATATTATTGATTTAGCCGATGTGGCCGATCCGATGAATCTGAGCTTGAAAACCTGGGTGAACGGTGAGCTGCGTCAAGAGGGCAATACCAAAGACATGATTTTTGACGTGCCGTTTTTAATTGAGTATCTGTCTAGCTTTATGACCTTGCAGCCAGGCGACATGATTGCCACCGGCTGTCCTAAAGGCACTTCTGATGTGAAGGCGGGCGATACCGTCATCATCGAGATTGAGCAAGTGGGTTCATTGACCAACTATATGTTGACCGAAGACGAATTTTTCGCAGCCAAGTAA
- the hpaE gene encoding 5-carboxymethyl-2-hydroxymuconate semialdehyde dehydrogenase, whose amino-acid sequence MIKHWINGKEVASEETFDNINPATMEKIGEVASGGQKEIDMAVAAAKAAFPKWSKTPAKERAKIMRQFGDLIDQNVEKIAQLETLDTGLPIHQTRNVLIPRASHNFNFFAEVCTRMNGHTYPVDDQMLNYTMHQPVGVCGLVSPWNVPFMTATWKTAPCLALGNTAVLKMSELSPLTANELGRLALEAGVPEGVFNVVQGYGRNAGDALVRHPDVGAVSFTGGTATGRQIMSNAGIKKYSMELGGKSPVLVFDDADWQRALDASLFTIFSLNGERCTAGSRIFIQESIYDQFVEEFAARAKRIIVGDPQDFNTQVGAMITRQHYDKVTGYIKIGMEEGARLLAGGLERPAGLPAHLSQGNFIQPTVFADVDNSMRIAQEEIFGPVVCLIKFKDEAEAVRLANDVEYGLASYVWTSDLTRAHRVSSQIQAGMVFVNSQNVRDLRQPFGGVKQSGTGREGGEYSFEVFTEVKNVCISMGEHHIPRWGV is encoded by the coding sequence ATGATCAAACATTGGATTAACGGTAAAGAAGTCGCCAGCGAAGAAACCTTCGACAACATCAACCCTGCGACCATGGAAAAAATTGGCGAAGTGGCCAGCGGCGGTCAAAAAGAAATCGACATGGCCGTGGCTGCGGCCAAGGCAGCGTTTCCTAAATGGTCGAAAACCCCGGCCAAAGAGCGGGCCAAAATCATGCGCCAGTTTGGCGATTTGATTGACCAAAACGTGGAAAAAATCGCCCAGTTAGAAACGCTGGACACCGGCCTGCCGATTCATCAAACCCGCAACGTGTTGATTCCACGCGCCTCACATAACTTTAACTTCTTTGCCGAAGTGTGTACCCGCATGAATGGCCACACCTATCCGGTAGACGACCAAATGTTGAACTACACCATGCATCAGCCTGTTGGCGTGTGTGGTCTGGTGTCGCCTTGGAACGTGCCGTTCATGACCGCTACTTGGAAAACGGCGCCGTGCTTGGCCTTGGGTAATACTGCGGTGTTGAAAATGTCGGAGCTGTCGCCTTTGACCGCTAATGAGCTGGGTCGCTTGGCCTTAGAGGCCGGCGTGCCTGAGGGCGTATTTAACGTGGTGCAAGGCTATGGCCGCAATGCGGGCGATGCTTTGGTGCGCCACCCCGACGTGGGCGCGGTGTCGTTTACCGGCGGTACGGCCACCGGTCGACAAATCATGTCTAACGCAGGGATTAAAAAATACTCGATGGAATTAGGCGGTAAGTCACCGGTGTTGGTGTTTGATGACGCGGATTGGCAGCGCGCCTTAGACGCTTCGTTGTTTACCATCTTCTCTTTGAACGGCGAGCGCTGTACCGCGGGTTCACGCATCTTCATTCAAGAAAGCATTTACGACCAGTTTGTGGAAGAGTTTGCCGCCCGTGCCAAGCGCATCATCGTGGGCGATCCGCAAGACTTCAACACCCAGGTGGGCGCCATGATCACCCGTCAGCATTACGACAAGGTGACCGGCTACATCAAAATTGGCATGGAAGAGGGCGCACGCCTATTGGCTGGTGGCCTAGAGCGTCCAGCAGGCTTACCGGCTCACCTGAGCCAAGGCAACTTCATTCAGCCGACGGTGTTTGCCGATGTGGATAACAGCATGCGCATTGCCCAAGAAGAAATCTTTGGCCCCGTGGTGTGTTTGATTAAATTTAAAGACGAAGCCGAGGCGGTACGCTTGGCCAACGATGTGGAATACGGTTTAGCGTCTTATGTGTGGACGTCTGACTTGACTCGTGCCCACCGCGTGTCGTCGCAAATACAGGCCGGCATGGTGTTTGTGAATTCACAAAACGTGCGCGACCTACGCCAGCCGTTTGGCGGCGTGAAGCAGTCTGGTACCGGCCGTGAAGGCGGCGAGTACAGCTTTGAAGTGTTCACCGAAGTGAAAAACGTGTGCATTTCTATGGGCGAGCACCATATCCCACGTTGGGGCGTGTAG